In Mangrovivirga cuniculi, the following proteins share a genomic window:
- a CDS encoding O-methyltransferase → MFTRIYNAVLHWLRCVNDHSLHSPFLFNIYKNLIRRKYRDSDSIDNYLSSLKTNESILLIDDYGVGSSTLKSNSRRIKDIAKTSTSSLSIRKIIRNYIFQNQPKCIIELGTNLGVTTMLMAESSLDYGGQVYSFEGSNALAELAERSFKDFNLGNIKIIKGDLDSTLDTTLATLDDKIDFVYMDANHTYEATINYLNLIYPYLNENAAILIGDIYWSKSMKKAWKEICSSGMFNTKLDFYHSGLILKGPNIPEEHEILMSRPL, encoded by the coding sequence TTGTTTACCAGAATTTATAATGCAGTATTGCATTGGCTGAGGTGTGTCAATGATCACAGCCTTCATTCACCATTTTTATTCAATATTTATAAAAATCTTATCAGGAGAAAATACAGGGATTCTGACTCGATTGATAATTACCTTTCCTCATTAAAAACTAATGAATCCATACTTTTAATAGACGATTATGGGGTCGGAAGCAGCACGTTAAAAAGCAATTCGAGAAGAATAAAAGATATAGCAAAAACCAGCACTTCATCTTTAAGTATCAGAAAAATTATTCGCAATTATATTTTTCAAAATCAGCCTAAATGTATAATAGAATTAGGCACAAACCTTGGAGTAACAACTATGTTGATGGCTGAAAGTTCTTTGGATTATGGAGGTCAGGTTTATAGCTTTGAAGGAAGTAATGCCCTTGCTGAATTAGCCGAAAGATCATTTAAAGACTTTAATTTAGGAAACATTAAAATCATAAAGGGTGATCTGGACTCTACCCTTGATACCACTTTAGCCACTTTAGATGATAAAATAGACTTCGTTTATATGGATGCCAACCATACTTACGAAGCCACTATAAATTATCTGAATTTAATTTACCCCTACTTAAATGAAAACGCTGCGATCCTTATTGGTGATATATATTGGTCAAAGAGCATGAAAAAAGCCTGGAAGGAAATCTGTTCTTCAGGGATGTTTAATACCAAATTAGATTTTTATCATTCCGGCTTAATACTGAAAGGGCCGAATATCCCAGAGGAACATGAAATATTAATGAGCAGGCCTTTGTAA
- the lepB gene encoding signal peptidase I gives MGYTTFFIILAVLYILYKAGLYKLFELAGLEGWKSIIPLYNLIVLTDFVEKPMWWKILVFVPYINIIIWGALMIEFLRGFKKATFWPMALTLAVPFFCLPYLGFVEKPKWQISPKEARDLKKKKKNRDWAESIVFAVFAVTVMKWGVLGAFTIPTSSMENTLLTGDYLFVSKLHYGVRTPETPLQIPLTHKRLGPIKSYSTLLQLPPIQIPGFKEVERNDIVVFNWPRDLNEDGDLLPVDMKEYYVKRCVAIAGDTLEIREAELFINGKPAFKPEDMQHTHIIKTNGKISRETLDELGINIEELQALNSYTYVTNISDDVAAKLEANPNVDEVKKHIEQENQGNARIFPSYYSNKWNQDWYGPLVIPKKEMTIKLTEENLYTYGHTIADYEKLKDVEFNKNGLFINGNKVEEYTFKQDYYFMMGDNRHNSLDSRFWGFVPADHIMGYPLFIHWSKNPNKPISRGYRLDRIGLIDHRE, from the coding sequence ATGGGTTATACTACTTTTTTTATTATTCTGGCAGTACTATATATTTTATATAAAGCCGGGCTTTACAAATTATTTGAATTAGCAGGGTTAGAAGGATGGAAATCTATAATTCCACTTTATAATTTAATCGTACTCACCGATTTTGTTGAAAAACCAATGTGGTGGAAGATCCTTGTATTCGTTCCATATATAAATATTATTATCTGGGGAGCTTTGATGATCGAATTCCTTCGAGGATTCAAAAAGGCTACATTCTGGCCTATGGCACTAACCCTCGCAGTTCCGTTTTTCTGCCTTCCGTACCTCGGATTTGTAGAAAAACCCAAGTGGCAGATCTCTCCTAAAGAAGCAAGAGACCTTAAAAAGAAAAAGAAAAACAGAGACTGGGCTGAATCGATTGTTTTTGCAGTATTTGCAGTAACAGTGATGAAATGGGGAGTCCTGGGGGCTTTTACAATTCCTACTTCAAGTATGGAAAACACATTGCTTACAGGAGACTACCTTTTCGTAAGTAAGCTGCATTACGGAGTCAGGACTCCAGAAACTCCATTACAAATACCATTAACTCATAAAAGATTAGGACCGATAAAATCTTATAGTACTCTTTTACAACTACCTCCCATTCAAATCCCTGGATTTAAAGAGGTAGAACGCAATGATATTGTTGTATTTAACTGGCCTCGCGATCTTAACGAAGATGGTGATTTACTACCTGTTGACATGAAGGAATATTATGTTAAAAGGTGCGTGGCAATTGCTGGAGATACATTGGAAATCAGAGAAGCTGAATTGTTTATAAATGGAAAACCTGCATTCAAACCGGAAGACATGCAGCATACTCATATCATTAAAACTAATGGTAAAATATCCCGTGAAACGCTGGATGAATTGGGTATCAATATAGAGGAATTACAGGCTCTTAATTCATACACCTATGTTACCAACATTAGTGACGATGTAGCTGCCAAATTAGAAGCCAATCCAAATGTCGATGAAGTTAAGAAGCATATAGAACAGGAAAACCAGGGTAATGCCAGAATCTTCCCATCTTATTATAGCAATAAATGGAATCAGGATTGGTATGGACCACTAGTAATTCCAAAAAAAGAAATGACCATCAAACTAACGGAGGAAAATCTGTACACCTATGGTCATACAATAGCTGATTATGAAAAGCTAAAGGATGTTGAATTTAATAAAAACGGACTTTTTATTAATGGCAATAAGGTCGAAGAATATACCTTTAAACAGGATTATTACTTCATGATGGGAGATAACAGGCATAATTCTCTCGATTCAAGATTCTGGGGATTTGTTCCTGCTGATCATATCATGGGATATCCTTTATTCATTCACTGGTCTAAAAATCCAAACAAACCAATTTCCAGGGGTTATAGACTGGACAGAATTGGCCTAATTGATCACAGAGAATAA
- a CDS encoding uracil-DNA glycosylase, translating into MEIPLTNEWNSALKKEMDKNYYKDLIHFVEDEYRNNTIFPPKSLIYNSLNKCSPSECKVVILGQDPYHGPGQAHGLSFSVNDGVKFPPSLRNIFKELKADLDMDIPFSGNLENWAEQGVLLLNATLTVRAGEAGSHQKRGWEEFTDSIIEYLGKNYSGIAFVLWGKYAEKKESLIDRDKNFILKSAHPSPLSAHRGFFGSKPFSKINQYLKSVGKEPIDW; encoded by the coding sequence ATGGAAATACCTCTTACGAATGAGTGGAATTCGGCCTTAAAAAAAGAGATGGATAAAAATTATTATAAAGATCTTATCCACTTTGTAGAAGACGAATATAGAAATAACACAATTTTTCCTCCGAAAAGCCTTATATATAATTCTTTAAATAAATGTTCTCCCTCGGAATGCAAAGTAGTGATTCTTGGCCAGGATCCTTATCATGGTCCCGGACAGGCCCATGGATTGAGTTTTTCTGTAAATGACGGGGTGAAATTTCCGCCCAGTCTTCGCAATATTTTTAAAGAATTAAAAGCTGATCTTGATATGGATATTCCATTTAGTGGTAACCTCGAAAATTGGGCAGAACAAGGAGTTCTTTTATTAAATGCTACTCTGACAGTAAGGGCAGGAGAAGCTGGATCTCATCAAAAGAGGGGGTGGGAAGAATTTACTGATTCGATAATTGAATACCTGGGGAAGAATTATTCGGGAATTGCTTTTGTTTTGTGGGGGAAATATGCTGAGAAGAAAGAGTCTTTAATAGATAGGGATAAGAATTTCATTTTGAAATCAGCTCATCCAAGTCCGTTGAGTGCCCATCGTGGATTTTTTGGTTCAAAGCCTTTTAGTAAAATAAATCAGTACTTAAAATCAGTTGGAAAAGAACCTATTGACTGGTAA
- a CDS encoding DUF5683 domain-containing protein, whose translation MKIIKIFIILIIAASGTYHLQAQDKDTLYSEPVRVLSDSSKVKRKKLSRSERLDKKYQTLPDPRRAGLLSAVVPGLGQIYNKKYWKVPLIYGLAATDIYFIDWNNGQYEELLGLLFEQQNTGSNETGLSEDQLINLADEYRRNRDLLIILGVVLYTLNIVDAHVDAHLIEFRVNKKYFNAVNIKPVNYQLATGEYQAGFTLSLKLK comes from the coding sequence ATGAAAATAATCAAAATATTTATCATCCTGATCATTGCAGCATCAGGAACATATCACCTACAGGCTCAGGATAAAGATACTCTTTACTCTGAGCCTGTACGGGTTTTATCAGATTCCTCAAAGGTTAAAAGAAAGAAATTATCCAGAAGTGAAAGACTGGACAAGAAATATCAAACCCTTCCGGATCCAAGAAGGGCTGGTCTTTTATCGGCAGTGGTTCCCGGTCTGGGACAGATATACAATAAAAAATATTGGAAGGTTCCGCTGATTTATGGCTTAGCAGCCACAGATATCTACTTTATAGACTGGAACAATGGTCAATATGAAGAATTACTGGGTTTACTTTTCGAACAACAAAACACAGGCAGCAATGAAACAGGTCTGTCTGAAGATCAGCTCATCAACCTTGCTGATGAATACAGAAGAAACAGAGATCTTTTAATCATTCTTGGAGTAGTTTTATACACTTTAAATATAGTAGATGCGCATGTTGATGCTCATTTAATTGAATTTAGAGTAAATAAAAAGTATTTTAATGCCGTTAATATCAAACCTGTCAATTATCAACTCGCCACCGGTGAGTATCAGGCAGGATTTACACTGAGCTTGAAACTCAAATAA
- the dapB gene encoding 4-hydroxy-tetrahydrodipicolinate reductase, translated as MKLAIIGYGKMGKTIEKIALDRGHEIVNIVEERGANVLKQLSQNGAEVAIEFSQPEAAAENIKACIDQKVKVVSGTTGWLDKMDEIKKYAKQKEGTFFYASNYSVGVNLFFHLNEWMANLMSRYSDYNVKMEEIHHTEKKDAPSGTAITLAEGIVKNHPDIQNWKLFEGDNVPENSPENIVPILSKRIDPTPGTHEIIYKSDIDEISIKHTAHSRTGFALGAVLVAEWIKDKQGILTMKDFLPL; from the coding sequence GTGAAATTAGCAATAATAGGATACGGCAAAATGGGTAAAACCATTGAAAAAATTGCTCTCGACCGTGGACATGAAATAGTCAATATCGTAGAGGAAAGAGGAGCGAACGTCTTAAAACAATTATCCCAGAACGGTGCAGAAGTTGCTATCGAATTTAGCCAGCCTGAAGCAGCTGCCGAAAATATAAAAGCATGCATTGATCAAAAAGTTAAGGTAGTTTCCGGTACTACAGGATGGCTCGACAAAATGGATGAAATAAAAAAATATGCCAAGCAAAAAGAAGGGACATTTTTTTACGCATCCAATTACAGTGTAGGTGTTAATTTATTTTTCCACCTCAATGAATGGATGGCAAACCTGATGAGCAGATATTCTGATTATAATGTTAAAATGGAGGAGATCCATCATACAGAGAAAAAAGATGCTCCTTCCGGAACTGCAATAACATTGGCTGAGGGAATTGTAAAGAATCACCCGGACATTCAAAACTGGAAACTTTTTGAAGGAGATAACGTTCCTGAAAATTCCCCTGAAAACATTGTCCCTATCCTTAGTAAAAGAATTGATCCCACACCCGGAACACATGAGATCATTTATAAATCTGATATAGATGAAATCTCGATCAAACACACTGCTCATAGCAGAACAGGCTTTGCTCTTGGTGCGGTTCTTGTTGCAGAATGGATTAAAGATAAGCAGGGCATCCTTACCATGAAGGATTTTTTACCACTATAA
- a CDS encoding methyltransferase domain-containing protein, with protein sequence MQNNKMNEFYWQERWEKGLTGWDIGYPSPPITEYVDQLLDKFKTILIPGVGNGYEACYLKEAGFKNVHVIDIAREPLEHIKTRCPDFEDSHLIHGDFFKLEGYYDLILEQTFFCALDPKQRNDYRDKIYELLVPGGKLAGVWFTFPLTEKGPPFGGDPNEYINMFSDKFDIKVAEPCYNSIKPRLGNEFFMILQRPAH encoded by the coding sequence ATGCAAAATAATAAAATGAATGAATTTTACTGGCAGGAACGATGGGAAAAAGGCTTAACAGGTTGGGATATAGGGTATCCATCTCCTCCAATCACTGAATATGTAGATCAATTATTAGATAAATTCAAAACAATATTAATTCCCGGAGTGGGCAATGGTTATGAGGCTTGTTATTTAAAGGAAGCTGGATTTAAAAATGTTCATGTAATTGATATAGCCCGTGAACCCCTTGAGCATATTAAAACAAGATGTCCTGATTTTGAGGATTCTCACCTTATACATGGTGATTTTTTTAAATTGGAGGGTTATTATGATTTAATACTGGAACAAACCTTTTTTTGTGCTCTGGATCCTAAACAAAGAAATGACTATCGCGATAAAATATATGAATTATTGGTTCCGGGAGGGAAGCTTGCCGGCGTTTGGTTTACTTTTCCTCTTACCGAAAAAGGCCCACCCTTTGGAGGTGATCCGAATGAATATATTAATATGTTTAGTGATAAATTTGATATCAAAGTGGCTGAACCTTGTTATAATTCAATAAAGCCGAGGTTGGGAAATGAATTTTTCATGATTTTACAAAGGCCTGCTCATTAA
- the apaG gene encoding Co2+/Mg2+ efflux protein ApaG, whose protein sequence is MVTEITKGVKVTVETEYQPEYSSPSQYHYVFTYRITIENNSQYTVKLLRRHWFIHDAATVVREVEGEGVVGQQPIIEPGQQHKYVSGCNLKSGLGKMYGTYLMEKVVDGNEFFVNIPEFSMVAPFRLN, encoded by the coding sequence ATGGTTACTGAAATCACAAAGGGCGTTAAGGTAACAGTTGAAACCGAATATCAACCGGAGTATTCTTCTCCGTCACAATACCATTATGTTTTTACCTACCGAATCACAATAGAGAACAACAGTCAATATACAGTAAAATTACTCAGAAGACACTGGTTTATCCATGACGCTGCCACAGTAGTCAGAGAAGTTGAAGGTGAAGGTGTTGTCGGTCAACAACCTATCATTGAGCCAGGACAGCAACACAAATATGTTAGTGGGTGTAATCTTAAATCAGGTCTCGGTAAAATGTATGGAACCTATCTAATGGAAAAAGTTGTCGATGGAAACGAATTCTTCGTCAACATTCCTGAGTTTTCAATGGTCGCACCATTCAGATTAAATTAA
- a CDS encoding ParA family protein, with protein sequence MGKVIAIANQKGGVGKTTTAINLAASLAALDHKTLVVDADPQANSTSGVGMDPKAVEVSIYECMVNDIDVDEAIVKTDIDYLDILPSHINLVGAEVEMVDIEGRETRMREALTNIVDNYDYIIIDCSPSLGLITVNAMTAADSVIIPVQCEYFALEGLGKLLNTIKIIQSRLNPELEIEGILLTMYDVRLRLSNQVVEEVTAHFKELVFKTIIPRNIKLSESPSFGVPAIIHDAESKGAISYLNLAKEIIENNVEA encoded by the coding sequence ATGGGCAAAGTTATCGCAATTGCTAACCAAAAAGGTGGGGTAGGAAAAACTACAACAGCCATTAACTTAGCTGCCAGTTTAGCAGCTTTAGACCATAAAACCCTCGTGGTCGATGCAGACCCGCAGGCTAATAGTACTTCAGGCGTTGGAATGGATCCAAAAGCCGTAGAGGTTAGTATTTACGAATGTATGGTCAATGACATAGATGTGGATGAAGCTATCGTCAAGACTGATATTGACTACCTTGACATTCTTCCATCACACATTAACCTGGTAGGTGCTGAAGTAGAAATGGTCGACATTGAAGGCAGGGAAACCAGAATGAGAGAGGCATTGACTAACATCGTTGATAATTACGATTATATTATTATCGATTGCTCTCCATCTCTTGGTCTGATTACTGTAAACGCTATGACAGCAGCAGACTCAGTGATCATCCCCGTACAATGTGAGTACTTCGCTCTGGAAGGATTAGGAAAATTATTAAATACAATTAAAATTATTCAGTCAAGACTAAATCCTGAATTAGAAATCGAGGGTATTTTACTTACAATGTACGATGTAAGGTTAAGACTGTCTAATCAGGTAGTAGAAGAAGTAACCGCACACTTTAAGGAATTAGTATTTAAGACAATAATCCCCAGGAACATCAAGCTTAGTGAATCACCAAGTTTTGGCGTACCGGCGATCATTCACGATGCAGAAAGTAAAGGGGCAATCTCTTACTTGAACCTGGCAAAAGAAATTATTGAGAATAACGTAGAAGCGTAG
- a CDS encoding ParB/RepB/Spo0J family partition protein has product MSKSPQKKRNALGKGLGALLADTPSQEKKAEIVKKASGSINEIPVSAIEVNPFQPRTDFDEDALNELAESIKIQGIIQPITVRELEKGKYQLISGERRTQASKIAGLEKIPAYIRVANDQQMLEMALIENIQRENLNAIEIALSYQRLMAECDLKQEQLGDRVGKNRTTVNNYLRLLKLPPDIQAGLRDGRISMGHARALITIDSIDHQLDIYKKIVQEDLSVRKVEELVRTMSQPQKPKLQKNEESSPEIKSMQNKLSSHFGTKVTINSKDNKKGIINIPFTNPDDLSRILELIDGL; this is encoded by the coding sequence ATGAGTAAGTCACCACAGAAAAAAAGAAATGCTTTAGGTAAAGGGTTAGGAGCTCTTTTAGCAGATACTCCTTCACAGGAAAAGAAAGCTGAAATTGTTAAAAAAGCTTCAGGATCCATTAATGAGATCCCTGTATCAGCAATTGAGGTAAACCCATTCCAGCCACGAACAGATTTCGATGAAGATGCATTGAATGAACTGGCTGAGTCTATTAAAATACAAGGCATCATACAACCAATAACGGTCCGTGAGCTTGAAAAAGGGAAATATCAGTTGATTTCCGGTGAAAGAAGAACTCAGGCTTCTAAAATTGCCGGACTGGAAAAAATTCCTGCCTATATCAGAGTCGCTAACGATCAGCAAATGCTGGAAATGGCATTGATCGAAAATATTCAGCGCGAAAATTTAAATGCTATAGAAATTGCCCTTTCTTATCAAAGGTTAATGGCTGAATGTGACCTGAAACAAGAACAACTTGGTGACAGAGTTGGTAAAAACAGAACTACGGTAAATAACTACCTGAGATTATTAAAGCTCCCACCGGATATTCAGGCTGGTTTACGAGATGGGCGAATAAGCATGGGTCATGCGAGAGCATTGATCACGATAGATTCAATCGATCATCAGCTTGATATATATAAGAAGATAGTTCAGGAAGACCTTTCTGTAAGAAAAGTTGAAGAGCTGGTGCGTACTATGAGTCAACCTCAAAAGCCAAAGCTTCAAAAAAATGAAGAGTCTTCTCCGGAGATCAAAAGTATGCAAAACAAGCTTTCAAGCCATTTTGGCACGAAAGTAACTATCAATAGTAAAGATAATAAAAAGGGAATTATCAACATTCCTTTCACAAATCCAGATGATCTTTCGAGAATTCTCGAACTTATTGACGGATTATAA